In the genome of Rhodamnia argentea isolate NSW1041297 chromosome 3, ASM2092103v1, whole genome shotgun sequence, one region contains:
- the LOC115743078 gene encoding aluminum-activated malate transporter 14-like, whose translation MAGSFSGSHEKSNLRVFAEKVLRFTGEMGVVTWEMGKELGVVMWETGKEDPRRVIHSIRVGFAMTLASSLCLLQKASPLQGIGQNAMWAVITVVILLEFTAGATLRKGLNRVVGTVLGILFVHFVEHLSAHRPIPRAVFMGWTVFVIGTAATYMRFIPIIKKKYDYGILVFILTFSMILVSNYHVDNSTRMVQDRFYTIAIGCGICLFLSLLILPTWSGDDLHESTIAKLEGLAQSVEACVGEYFGDAQTKETQDKLPKDSIDQNCIKVLDSKYTDETMALYASWEPRYQGNCYKSPWQQYVEFGVALRRFAYTVMALHGCLHTEIKTPPSVRALFKDQCTRLAGEVSKVLVELANSMRNRRHFSQEILSGHLQEALQDLNTALQSQPQVLSDSMNRKDSRISLMTILEANSSPLRESKTTKPPEQVLGPQRSKLVIASLEFSEALPFAAFASLLVEAVARLYHVIEEAGELGRIARFMGYKAGEDVVVTLGGKKSNFVGNHFSPSGTE comes from the exons ATGGCAGGGAGTTTCAGTGGAAGTCATGAGAAATCAAATCTCAGAGTTTTTGCTGAGAAAGTGCTGAGATTTACAGGGGAGATGGGTGTTGTGACGTGGGAGATGGGCAAAGAGTTGG GTGTCGTGATGTGGGAGACGGGCAAAGAAGATCCAAGAAGAGTGATCCACTCCATCAGAGTTGGTTTTGCTATGACATTGGCTTCATCGCTGTGCCTGTTGCAAAAGGCGTCACCTTTACAAGGGATTGGCCAAAATGCCATGTGGGCTGTCATAACAGTGGTTATTCTCCTTGAATTCACTGCAG GAGCAACACTACGTAAAGGGCTGAACAGGGTCGTCGGGACAGTGTTAGGCATTCTGTTCGTGCACTTTGTCGAGCATCTTAGTGCACATCGGCCTATACCCAGAGCCGTGTTCATGGGATGGACAGTTTTTGTCATTG GAACTGCAGCTACCTACATGAGGTTCATTCCCATCATAAAGAAGAAATATGATTACGGGATCCTCGTATTCATTTTGACGTTCAGTATGATACTAGTGTCCAACTACCATGTTGACAATTCAACCCGCATGGTGCAAGACCGCTTCTACACTATCGCAATTGGTTGCGGGATATGTCTTTTCTTGAGTCTGCTCATCCTTCCAACCTGGTCAGGTGATGACCTCCATGAATCCACAATAGCCAAGCTTGAAGGACTAGCACAATCTGTAGAAG CCTGTGTTGGGGAGTACTTTGGCGATGCTCAGACGAAAGAAACCCAAGACAAATTGCCAAAGGATTCCATAGACCAGAACTGCATCAAAGTGTTGGATTCCAAGTACACTGATGAAACTATG GCATTATATGCAAGTTGGGAGCCAAGATACCAAGGAAACTGTTACAAATCTCCGTGGCAGCAGTATGTGGAGTTCGGAGTTGCTCTACGCCGATTCGCTTACACAGTTATGGCTTTACATGGTTGTTTGCATACCGAAATCAAG ACTCCACCATCTGTACGTGCTCTCTTCAAGGATCAGTGTACCCGTTTAGCTGGAGAGGTATCAAAAGTGTTAGTGGAACTTGCTAATAGCATGAGGAATCGCCGCCATTTTTCTCAGGAAATTCTCTCCGGTCATCTCCAGGAAGCTTTGCAGGACCTCAACACCGCACTACAGTCCCAACCACAGGTTCTCTCAGACTCGATGAACAGAAAGGACTCCAGAATCTCTCTTATGACAATCTTGGaagccaattcttctccattgcGTGAATCGAAAACCACAAAACCTCCTGAACAGGTGTTAGGGCCACAGAGGAGTAAACTTGTTATAGCTAGCCTCGAGTTCTCCGAGGCACTTCCTTTCGCTGCCTTTGCTTCTTTGCTAGTAGAGGCCGTGGCTAGGCTTTATCATGTTATTGAGGAAGCTGGAGAATTGGGGAGGATAGCTCGGTTCATGGGGTATAAAGCGGGTGAGGACGTTGTTGTGACACTAGGAGGAAAAAAATCGAACTTCGTTGGGAATCATTTCTCTCCATCGGGAACAGAATAG
- the LOC115743065 gene encoding pentatricopeptide repeat-containing protein At5g46580, chloroplastic: MAAATLSTALDLHYTISHQPDLKRSNLFPPSFGQRPTRRFAVSCDSSSSKSPPKPPQDLSELDRKNPSLSEQLRPLSTTTLSPAKNAHVLKLKPKSTWVNPARPRRSVLNPQRQKRSYYSRNPQIKELRAFAEKLNDCECSETEFLAALREVPNPPTRDDALLILNSLRPWQKAHLFLNWLKAQNLFPMETMFYNVTMKSLRFGRQFELIEDLTNEMIRDEIELDNITYSTIITCAKRCFKFDKAVEWFERMYKTGLMPDEVTYSAVLDVYAKLGKVEEVLSLYERGRATGWKPDSITFSVLGKMFGEAGDYDGIRYVLQEMRSLGVQPNLVVYNTLLEAMGKAGKPGLARNLFEEMVESGLTPNEKTLTALVKIYGKARWARDALELWERMRSNGWPTDFILYNTLLNMCADIGLVEEAERLFDDMKQTDNCRPDSWSYTAMLNIYGSDGNVEKAMGLFEELSTLGVQLNVMGCTCLIQCLGKARRIDDLVRVFISALERGVEPDDRLCGCLLSVVSLCKDNKDIEKVLPCLQKANPKLAALVKILEGESTDFETLKEEFRGVISETAVEARRPFCNCLIDICRNRNLHEKAHELLYLGTLYGLYPNLHNKTADEWSLDVRSLSVGAAQTALEEWMKALSRIVKRDEALPELFFAQTGSGTHKFSQGLANAFASHVNELAAPFRQCEEKAGCFVATREDLVFWLQSQNPSAIAA, encoded by the coding sequence atgGCTGCTGCTACTCTCTCTACAGCTCTAGACCTCCATTACACAATCTCACACCAGCCAGACCTGAAAAGATCGAATCTTTTCCCTCCGTCGTTCGGCCAACGTCCGACCAGAAGATTCGCCGTCTCCTGTGActcttcctcctccaagtcCCCTCCGAAACCTCCTCAAGATCTATCGGAGCTCGACCGGAAGAACCCGTCCTTGTCCGAGCAGCTCAGGCCTCTGTCCACGACCACTCTCTCCCCGGCCAAGAACGCCCACGTCTTGAAATTGAAGCCGAAGTCCACCTGGGTCAACCCGGCGAGACCCAGGCGCTCCGTGCTGAACCCGCAGAGGCAGAAGCGCTCTTACTACTCGCGCAATCCCCAGATTAAGGAGCTGAGGGCGTTCGCGGAGAAGCTCAATGACTGTGAGTGCTCCGAAACCGAATTCTTGGCTGCTCTTCGTGAGGTGCCTAATCCACCTACTAGGGACGACGCGCTCTTGATTTTGAATAGCTTGAGACCGTGGCAAAAGGCCCATCTTTTCTTGAATTGGCTCAAGGCCCAGAATTTGTTTCCCATGGAGACTATGTTCTATAATGTCACAATGAAGTCTTTGAGATTCGGTAGGCAGTTTGAGCTCATTGAGGACCTAACAAATGAGATGATAAGGGATGAAATTGAGCTTGACAACATTACTTACTCGACCATTATCACTTGTGCCAAGAGGTGCTTTAAGTTCGATAAAGCCGTGGAGTGGTTTGAGCGGATGTATAAGACCGGGTTGATGCCGGACGAGGTCACTTACTCGGCTGTTTTAGATGTTTATGCCAAGTTGGGCAAAGTTGAGGAGGTGCTGAGTTTGTATGAGAGAGGGAGGGCTACCGGGTGGAAACCCGACTCCATTACTTTCTCTGTGTTGGGTAAGATGTTTGGTGAAGCCGGCGACTATGATGGTATTAGGTATGTGCTGCAAGAAATGAGGTCTCTTGGAGTGCAACCGAATTTGGTTGTGTACAATACGTTGTTGGAGGCAATGGGCAAGGCTGGGAAACCTGGGTTGGCTCGGAACCTGTTTGAAGAAATGGTTGAATCGGGTTTAACGCCAAATGAGAAGACCTTAACTGCACTCGTAAAGATTTATGGGAAGGCTAGATGGGCAAGAGATGCACTAGAGTTATGGGAGCGGATGAGGTCAAACGGGTGGCCCACTGACTTCATTTTATACAACACATTGTTGAATATGTGTGCGGACATAGGCCTTGTAGAAGAAGCGGAGAGATTATTTGATGATATGAAGCAAACGGACAATTGTAGGCCGGATAGCTGGAGCTACACTGCAATGCTTAACATATATGGTAGCGATGGAAACGTAGAGAAGGCGATGGGGTTGTTTGAGGAATTATCCACATTAGGGGTTCAACTAAATGTGATGGGTTGCACTTGTCTGATTCAGTGCTTAGGCAAGGCTAGGAGAATTGATGATTTAGTTAGAGTATTCATTTCGGCACTCGAAAGAGGGGTCGAACCAGATGATAGGCTTTGCGGATGTTTGCTCTCTGTTGTATCACTGTGCAAAGATAACAAGGACATTGAAAAGGTCCTTCCGTGTTTGCAAAAAGCCAATCCCAAGTTGGCGGCCCTTGTTAAGATCCTAGAAGGAGAAAGCACTGATTTTGAAACATTGAAAGAAGAGTTTAGGGGTGTTATCAGCGAAACAGCAGTCGAGGCCAGAAGACCCTTCTGTAATTGCTTGATTGATATTTGCAGAAACAGAAATCTGCACGAGAAAGCCCACGAGCTTCTCTATTTGGGAACTCTATATGGCTTGTACCCAAACCTACATAACAAAACTGCTGATGAATGGAGTTTAGATGTTAGGTCGCTCTCTGTTGGGGCTGCTCAAACTGCACTTGAGGAGTGGATGAAAGCTTTGTCCAGAATTGTGAAACGCGATGAGGCATTGCCGGAGTTATTTTTCGCTCAAACAGGTAGCGGAACACATAAGTTCTCTCAGGGATTAGCCAATGCTTTTGCCTCTCATGTGAACGAACTCGCTGCACCTTTTAGGCAGTGTGAAGAGAAAGCCGGTTGCTTTGTAGCGACTCGGGAGGATTTGGTGTTTTGGTTGCAATCCCAGAACCCATCGGCCATTGCAGCATAA
- the LOC115743066 gene encoding protein ABCI7, chloroplastic isoform X2, producing the protein MAALAFPRHIHTAPKPSFFNNKPKTKLRTRISVQSSLTPPQLGFSDPFVLELAEALEDSLPSPSSSKLSPLEKIRDVSSETLLSTPWPSRKDEPFRFTDTSFIKNSKICPVSRPPPQSLEAPLASPEDTQLLHLAIVDGHIVDSSSNMSGLPDGVYVGSLSNATSESLVKRVGEFVCGFDWGDLFWSINGVGAPDLAVVYVPAGCRVENAVHLRYYSVEASDVGSNKLPVSNPRVFVVVEKGGEVDIVEEFMGGDPNRCYWANPVLEVVVGEGGKVRHSYVQNQSPCAAHIKWTSVRQDAESSYQLVEVSSGGKLSRHNLHVQQLGPDTVTELSTLHLAFNEQTQDLHSRLVLDYPRGSSRQLHKCIVANSQGQAVFDGNVKVNRDLR; encoded by the exons ATGGCTGCTTTGGCCTTCCCTCGCCACATCCACACCGCACCGAAGCCTTCTTTCTTCAACAACAAACCGAAGACCAAGCTCAGAACAAGAATCTCCGTCCAATCTTCGCTCACCCCTCCTCAACTGGGTTTCTCCGACCCCTTCGTTCTTGAACTCGCAGAAGCTCTCGAAGACTCTCtcccctctccttcttcttcgaaGCTCTCGCCTTTAGAGAAGATCAGGGACGTTTCCTCAGAAACCCTGTTGTCGACTCCGTGGCCTTCTCGCAAAGACGAGCCCTTTCGCTTCACCGACACTTCTTTCATCAAGAACTCCAAAATCTGCCCTGTTTCTCGCCCTCCTCCACAAAGTTTGGAAGCTCCACTGGCCTCTCCCGAAGATACCCAGTTGCTCCACCTCGCCATCGTTGATGGGCACATTGTGGATTCCAGCTCCAATATGAGTGGTTTGCCCGACGGGGTTTATGTGGGCAGCTTGTCGAATGCGACCTCAGAGAGTCTAGTCAAGCGGGTTGGTGAGTTTGTGTGTGGTTTCGATTGGGGAGACTTGTTTTGGTCCATAAATGGTGTCGGGGCGCCTGATTTGGCAGTTGTTTACGTGCCCGCTGGTTGCCGGGTTGAAAACGCGGTGCATTTGAGGTATTATTCTGTTGAGGCTAGTGATGTAGGGTCGAATAAATTGCCGGTTTCGAATCCGAGGGTGTTTGTGGTGGTGGAGAAAGGAGGGGAAGTTGATATAGTTGAGGAGTTTATGGGTGGTGATCCGAATAGATGTTATTGGGCTAACCCAGTTTTAGAGGTAGTGGTTGGAGAAGGTGGAAAAGTTAGACATTCTTATGTGCAAAATCAATCTCCATGTGCTGCTCATATCAAGTGGACTTCAGTTCGGCAG GACGCAGAAAGTAGTTATCAACTCGTGGAGGTTAGTAGTGGCGGGAAGTTGAGCAGGCATAATCTCCATGTTCAGCAACTGGGGCCTGACACAGTGACAGAGCTATCCACTTTACACTTGGCCTTCAATGAACAGACTCAAGATTTACATAGTAGACTAGTCTTGGATTATCCACGTGGTAGCTCCCGTCAGCTTCATAAGTGCATTGTAGCAAACTCACAAGGGCAGGCAGTATTCGATGGAAACGTTAAGGTTAACAG GGATTTGCGCTGA
- the LOC115743067 gene encoding tobamovirus multiplication protein 2B isoform X1, which translates to MATSSASGRGSSNREGGAKAIVADQISQAVQSTSNLLHLMQQSSSSQAQLMMLPKKLLAKTATIGNTGRVLEEMPRVISSLDAHMETSLQSVPHLQTAIQLLANMESNQLNSLSKVHFAREVMSFPPLTPLPDRLLIDASLCQRNQLADQPPAVP; encoded by the exons ATGGCGACGTCATCGGCGAGTGGAAGAGGAAGCAGCAACAGAGAAGGGGGTGCAAAAGCCATCGTCGCCGATCAAATATCGCAAGCCGTTCAGTCCACCTCCAATCTCCTCCACCTCATGCAACAGTCCTCTTCTTCCCag GCCCAGCTAATGATGCTTCCCAAGAAGCTTCTGGCAAAAACAGCAACAATAGGGAATACTGGGCGA GTCTTGGAAGAGATGCCTCGGGTAATTTCATCTCTGGATGCACACATGGAGACTAGTTTGCAAAG TGTTCCTCATCTGCAAACGGCGATCCAGTTACTAGCAAACATGGAAAGCAACCAGCTTAATTCTCTCTCGAAAGTTCATTTTGCTCGAGAGGTAATGAGCTTTCCTCCCCTCACTCCTCTCCCTGACAG GCTCCTGATTGACGCATCCCTCTGCCAAAGAAATCAACTGGCGGATCAACCTCCTGCAGTGCCATAA
- the LOC115743066 gene encoding protein ABCI7, chloroplastic isoform X1, protein MAALAFPRHIHTAPKPSFFNNKPKTKLRTRISVQSSLTPPQLGFSDPFVLELAEALEDSLPSPSSSKLSPLEKIRDVSSETLLSTPWPSRKDEPFRFTDTSFIKNSKICPVSRPPPQSLEAPLASPEDTQLLHLAIVDGHIVDSSSNMSGLPDGVYVGSLSNATSESLVKRVGEFVCGFDWGDLFWSINGVGAPDLAVVYVPAGCRVENAVHLRYYSVEASDVGSNKLPVSNPRVFVVVEKGGEVDIVEEFMGGDPNRCYWANPVLEVVVGEGGKVRHSYVQNQSPCAAHIKWTSVRQDAESSYQLVEVSSGGKLSRHNLHVQQLGPDTVTELSTLHLAFNEQTQDLHSRLVLDYPRGSSRQLHKCIVANSQGQAVFDGNVKVNRYAQQTDAGQLTRSLLLEPRATVNVKPNLQIIADDVKCSHGAAISDLEESQLFYFQARGIDLKTARKALVFSFGAEVVSQLPDASVQKKVENQIRELLDPQ, encoded by the exons ATGGCTGCTTTGGCCTTCCCTCGCCACATCCACACCGCACCGAAGCCTTCTTTCTTCAACAACAAACCGAAGACCAAGCTCAGAACAAGAATCTCCGTCCAATCTTCGCTCACCCCTCCTCAACTGGGTTTCTCCGACCCCTTCGTTCTTGAACTCGCAGAAGCTCTCGAAGACTCTCtcccctctccttcttcttcgaaGCTCTCGCCTTTAGAGAAGATCAGGGACGTTTCCTCAGAAACCCTGTTGTCGACTCCGTGGCCTTCTCGCAAAGACGAGCCCTTTCGCTTCACCGACACTTCTTTCATCAAGAACTCCAAAATCTGCCCTGTTTCTCGCCCTCCTCCACAAAGTTTGGAAGCTCCACTGGCCTCTCCCGAAGATACCCAGTTGCTCCACCTCGCCATCGTTGATGGGCACATTGTGGATTCCAGCTCCAATATGAGTGGTTTGCCCGACGGGGTTTATGTGGGCAGCTTGTCGAATGCGACCTCAGAGAGTCTAGTCAAGCGGGTTGGTGAGTTTGTGTGTGGTTTCGATTGGGGAGACTTGTTTTGGTCCATAAATGGTGTCGGGGCGCCTGATTTGGCAGTTGTTTACGTGCCCGCTGGTTGCCGGGTTGAAAACGCGGTGCATTTGAGGTATTATTCTGTTGAGGCTAGTGATGTAGGGTCGAATAAATTGCCGGTTTCGAATCCGAGGGTGTTTGTGGTGGTGGAGAAAGGAGGGGAAGTTGATATAGTTGAGGAGTTTATGGGTGGTGATCCGAATAGATGTTATTGGGCTAACCCAGTTTTAGAGGTAGTGGTTGGAGAAGGTGGAAAAGTTAGACATTCTTATGTGCAAAATCAATCTCCATGTGCTGCTCATATCAAGTGGACTTCAGTTCGGCAG GACGCAGAAAGTAGTTATCAACTCGTGGAGGTTAGTAGTGGCGGGAAGTTGAGCAGGCATAATCTCCATGTTCAGCAACTGGGGCCTGACACAGTGACAGAGCTATCCACTTTACACTTGGCCTTCAATGAACAGACTCAAGATTTACATAGTAGACTAGTCTTGGATTATCCACGTGGTAGCTCCCGTCAGCTTCATAAGTGCATTGTAGCAAACTCACAAGGGCAGGCAGTATTCGATGGAAACGTTAAGGTTAACAG ATACGCACAGCAAACAGATGCGGGACAACTGACGAGAAGCCTGCTACTCGAACCCCGAGCGACTGTGAATGTGAAACCCAACCTCCAAATCATAGCCGACGATGTCAAGTGCTCCCACGGAGCTGCAATAAGCGACTTAGAAGAAAGCCAGCTGTTCTACTTTCAAGCACGCGGCATCGACCTGAAGACAGCTAGAAAGGCTCTGGTTTTCTCTTTCGGAGCCGAGGTGGTATCGCAGCTGCCCGATGCCTCCGTCCAGAAGAAAGTCGAGAACCAAATCAGAGAGTTGCTGGATCCACAGTGA
- the LOC115743067 gene encoding tobamovirus multiplication protein 2B isoform X3: MATSSASGRGSSNREGGAKAIVADQISQAVQSTSNLLHLMQQSSSSQAQLMMLPKKLLAKTATIGNTGRVLEEMPRVISSLDAHMETSLQSNFCSVPHLQTAIQLLANMESNQLNSLSKVHFAREAPD; the protein is encoded by the exons ATGGCGACGTCATCGGCGAGTGGAAGAGGAAGCAGCAACAGAGAAGGGGGTGCAAAAGCCATCGTCGCCGATCAAATATCGCAAGCCGTTCAGTCCACCTCCAATCTCCTCCACCTCATGCAACAGTCCTCTTCTTCCCag GCCCAGCTAATGATGCTTCCCAAGAAGCTTCTGGCAAAAACAGCAACAATAGGGAATACTGGGCGA GTCTTGGAAGAGATGCCTCGGGTAATTTCATCTCTGGATGCACACATGGAGACTAGTTTGCAAAG TAACTTTTGCAGTGTTCCTCATCTGCAAACGGCGATCCAGTTACTAGCAAACATGGAAAGCAACCAGCTTAATTCTCTCTCGAAAGTTCATTTTGCTCGAGAG GCTCCTGATTGA
- the LOC115743067 gene encoding tobamovirus multiplication protein 2B isoform X2 → MATSSASGRGSSNREGGAKAIVADQISQAVQSTSNLLHLMQQSSSSQAQLMMLPKKLLAKTATIGNTGRVLEEMPRVISSLDAHMETSLQSVPHLQTAIQLLANMESNQLNSLSKVHFAREVMSFPPLTPLPDRQGMQLHLCRIPCLMETGLMS, encoded by the exons ATGGCGACGTCATCGGCGAGTGGAAGAGGAAGCAGCAACAGAGAAGGGGGTGCAAAAGCCATCGTCGCCGATCAAATATCGCAAGCCGTTCAGTCCACCTCCAATCTCCTCCACCTCATGCAACAGTCCTCTTCTTCCCag GCCCAGCTAATGATGCTTCCCAAGAAGCTTCTGGCAAAAACAGCAACAATAGGGAATACTGGGCGA GTCTTGGAAGAGATGCCTCGGGTAATTTCATCTCTGGATGCACACATGGAGACTAGTTTGCAAAG TGTTCCTCATCTGCAAACGGCGATCCAGTTACTAGCAAACATGGAAAGCAACCAGCTTAATTCTCTCTCGAAAGTTCATTTTGCTCGAGAGGTAATGAGCTTTCCTCCCCTCACTCCTCTCCCTGACAGGCAAGGAATGCAGTTGCACTTGTGTCGCATACCTTGCCTCATGGAAACTGGACTGATGTCCTAG
- the LOC115743073 gene encoding NAC domain-containing protein 71-like, with product MASASLPPGFRFHPTDEELVGYYLKRKVEGHEFELEVIPVVDLYKFDPWELPDKSFLPQRDMEWFFFCPRDRKYPNGSRTNRATKAGYWKATGKDRKVVCQSSVTGYRKTLVFYRGRAPLGDRTDWVMHEYRLCDDSSQGSQNFQGPFALCRIVKRNELSQKTSDCHGEPKSKIVGNSSSNGDCETMEVCSEPSSMSGNTYSQGSYLYNESYYPSHMPPRHEVTPTADLNPYLTETNPGSCWVSPDMILDSSKDYSQGQCTVPHNFQHQQYDFPNPMTSWQQYDHKEISPSSSYSNLAGEVELPDDLNHFGCVSPYSGHGNYMEYYGDIPYGGYDNTGSLSYPKPF from the exons ATGGCTAGTGCATCGCTGCCGCCAGGATTCCGCTTCCACCCCACGGATGAAGAATTGGTTGGAtattatttgaaaagaaaagttgagGGACACGAGTTCGAGCTCGAAGTGATTCCCGTTGTCGATTTGTACAAATTCGATCCTTGGGAGCTTCCAG ATAAATCATTTCTTCCCCAGCGAGACATGGAATGGTTCTTCTTCTGTCCACGGGACAGAAAGTACCCAAATGGCTCACGAACAAATCGGGCCACTAAAGCCGGCTATTGGAAGGCCACAGGGAAAGACCGGAAGGTTGTCTGCCAGTCCTCTGTCACTGGTTATAGAAAGACACTCGTCTTCTACCGTGGACGGGCCCCATTAGGAGATCGTACTGACTGGGTAATGCACGAGTATCGCCTCTGTGACGATTCTTCCCAAGGATCACAAAACTTTCAG GGGCCATTTGCACTGTGCCGTATTGTAAAAAGGAACGAGCTTTCTCAGAAGACGAGCGATTGCCATGGAGAACCAAAAAGCAAAATAGTTGGAAACAGTTCGAGTAATGGCGATTGTGAGACAATGGAAGTTTGCAGTGAGCCTTCAAGCATGTCTGGCAACACTTATTCTCAAGGAAGCTACCTGTATAACGAAAGTTATTATCCTAGCCATATGCCGCCTCGACACGAAGTTACACCAACGGCAGATTTGAATCCCTACTTGACAGAGACCAATCCTGGAAGCTGTTGGGTCTCACCTGATATGATTCTTGACTCTTCAAAG GACTACTCACAAGGACAATGCACGGTTCCTCATAACTTCCAACACCAACAGTATGATTTTCCAAATCCCATGACTTCATGGCAGCAATATGACCACAAGGAAATTTCTCCCAGCTCATCGTACTCAAATTTAGCGGGCGAAGTCGAACTTCCTGACGATCTCAATCACTTCGGCTGTGTGTCACCGTACTCGGGACATGGGAACTACATGGAGTATTATGGGGATATACCATATGGAGGTTATGACAACACTGGCTCGCTAAGTTATCCAAAACCTTTCTGA
- the LOC115743067 gene encoding tobamovirus multiplication protein 2B isoform X4, with protein MATSSASGRGSSNREGGAKAIVADQISQAVQSTSNLLHLMQQSSSSQAQLMMLPKKLLAKTATIGNTGRVLEEMPRVISSLDAHMETSLQSVPHLQTAIQLLANMESNQLNSLSKVHFAREAPD; from the exons ATGGCGACGTCATCGGCGAGTGGAAGAGGAAGCAGCAACAGAGAAGGGGGTGCAAAAGCCATCGTCGCCGATCAAATATCGCAAGCCGTTCAGTCCACCTCCAATCTCCTCCACCTCATGCAACAGTCCTCTTCTTCCCag GCCCAGCTAATGATGCTTCCCAAGAAGCTTCTGGCAAAAACAGCAACAATAGGGAATACTGGGCGA GTCTTGGAAGAGATGCCTCGGGTAATTTCATCTCTGGATGCACACATGGAGACTAGTTTGCAAAG TGTTCCTCATCTGCAAACGGCGATCCAGTTACTAGCAAACATGGAAAGCAACCAGCTTAATTCTCTCTCGAAAGTTCATTTTGCTCGAGAG GCTCCTGATTGA